One segment of Chelmon rostratus isolate fCheRos1 chromosome 17, fCheRos1.pri, whole genome shotgun sequence DNA contains the following:
- the LOC121620761 gene encoding hsp90 co-chaperone Cdc37 translates to MSRIDYSVWDHIEVSDDEDDTHPNIDTPSLFRWRHQARVERMDDFKRKGEDINKTLNDCRRRVAEAQKKVQELTITTTDDAKAELSKAQAEERKLKKEEREWEKKMDEHNREEKKMPWNVDTLSKDGFSKSIVNVIPDSTEETEEQKEQKHKTFVEKYEKQIKHFGMLRRWDDSQKYLSDNPHLVCEETANYLVIMCIDLEVEEKHALMEQVAHQTIVMQFILELAKSLKVDPRGCFRQFFAKIKTADQQYQDAFNDELESFKERVRGRAKIRIEKAMKEYEEEERQKRMGPGGLDPVEVYESLPAEMQKCFDEKDIQMLQDVISKMDPTEAKAHMKKCIDSGLWVPNSRTDDGDEKEEDATYEEVKQEQEETKKE, encoded by the exons ATGTCCAGGATAGATTACAGCGTGTGGGACCACATTGAGGTGTCAGACGATGAGGATGACACCCACCCGAACATCGACACACCCAGCCTCTTCAGATGGAGACATCAG GCACGTGTGGAGCGAATGGATGACTTTAAGAGAAAAGGTGAAGACATAAACAAGACACTCAATGATTGCCGGCGTAGGGTGGCAGAGGCACAGAAGAAAGTACAAGAGCTGACCATTACAACAACTGATGATGCCAAAGCAGAGTTGAGCAAAGCTCAGGCTGAGGAgaggaaactgaaaaaagagGAACGGGAGTGGGAGAAAAAGATGGATGAACATAACCGGGAAGAGAAGAAGATGCCATGGAACGTCGACACGCTCAGCAAGGATGGTTTCAGCAAG AGCATTGTTAATGTCATCCCTGATTCCACTGAGGAGACTGAAGAACAGAAGGAGCAAAAGCATAAAACCTTTGTGGAGAAATATGAGAAGCAGATCAAACATTTTG GCATGCTGCGACGTTGGGATGACAGCCAGAAGTACCTCTCTGACAACCCTCATCTAGTATGTGAAGAGACTGCCAACTACCTGGTCATCATGTGCATTGACCTTGAAGTTGAGGAG AAACACGCATTGATGGAGCAAGTGGCTCATCAGACCATTGTCATGCAGTTCATTCTAGAATTGGCAAAAAGCCTCAAGGTGGACCCCCGCGGTTGCTTTCGTCAATTTTTCGCCAAGATTAAG ACAGCAGATCAGCAGTACCAGGATGCATTCAACGATGAGCTGGAGTCATTTAAGGAGCGGGTTCGGGGCAGGGCAAAGATCCGCATAGAAAAGGCCATGAAGGAatatgaggaagaggagcgacAAAAGCGCATGGGACCTGGAGGGCTAGATCCTGTTGAAGTGTACGAGTCCCTGCCAGCT GAgatgcagaaatgttttgatgAGAAGGACATCCAAATGTTACAAGACGTTATCAGCAAAATGGACCCAACG GAGGCGAAAGCTCACATGAAGAAGTGCATAGACTCTGGTCTCTGGGTCCCCAACTCCAGGACAGATGATGGGGATGAAAAGGAGGAAGACGCCACCTATGAGGAGGTGAAACAGGAGCAGGAAGAAACGAAGAAAGAATGA
- the cmc4 gene encoding cx9C motif-containing protein 4 produces MPQKDPCQKQACAIQHCLQANKYMESMCEDVIREMRRCCEAQAGNSICCSGFKDSKPTQTQK; encoded by the exons ATGCCACAGAAAGATCCGTGTCAAAAGCAAGCATGTGCAATTCAGCACTGTTTACAAG CTAACAAGTACATGGAGAGCATGTGTGAGGATGTGATCAGGGAGATGCGGCGGTGCTGTGAGGCGCAGGCTGgaaactccatctgctgctcCGGGTTCAAGGACTCAAAACCCACTCAGACCCAAAAGTAA